A single region of the Acidobacteriota bacterium genome encodes:
- the gloB gene encoding hydroxyacylglutathione hydrolase, whose product MLEIQTIPVLSDNYSYVLHDMGSGKIAVVDPPETGPIEAALSASGFGIDWIVITHHHMDHIAAVPALKEKYGCQVVGPAADQHRIPGLDLLVREGDRFQFGEAEAQVFDTPGHTTGHITYWFEDDRALFCADTLFALGCGRVFEGTMEQMWESLAKLRALPDDAIVHCGHEYTLSNAHFAVTVDPDNEELMERVAEIEELRREGRPTVPSNLGVEKRTNPFLRPDDPGIRALLGMAGATDAQVFGEIRTRKDNS is encoded by the coding sequence GTGCTCGAGATCCAGACGATCCCCGTCCTGAGCGACAACTACTCCTACGTGCTCCACGACATGGGTAGCGGCAAGATCGCGGTCGTCGACCCGCCGGAAACCGGGCCGATCGAAGCGGCGCTCTCCGCCAGCGGTTTCGGCATCGACTGGATCGTGATCACACACCACCACATGGACCACATCGCCGCGGTGCCCGCACTGAAGGAGAAGTACGGATGCCAGGTCGTCGGTCCGGCCGCCGACCAGCACCGCATCCCGGGGCTCGACCTCCTGGTGCGCGAGGGCGACCGCTTCCAGTTCGGCGAAGCCGAGGCGCAGGTGTTCGACACTCCCGGGCACACGACGGGGCACATCACCTACTGGTTCGAGGACGACCGGGCGCTCTTCTGCGCCGACACCCTCTTCGCCCTTGGCTGCGGCCGGGTGTTCGAGGGCACGATGGAACAGATGTGGGAGTCGCTGGCCAAGCTGCGGGCGCTACCCGACGATGCGATCGTCCACTGCGGCCACGAGTACACCCTCTCCAACGCCCACTTCGCCGTCACGGTCGATCCCGACAACGAGGAGTTGATGGAGCGGGTCGCGGAGATCGAGGAACTGAGACGAGAAGGCAGGCCCACGGTGCCCTCGAACCTGGGGGTCGAGAAGCGGACGAACCCCTTCCTGCGACCCGACGACCCGGGTATCCGCGCCCTGCTCGGCATGGCCGGCGCCACGGACGCCCAGGTCTTCGGCGAGATCCGGACCCGCAAGGACAACTCCTGA
- a CDS encoding amidohydrolase family protein, with protein sequence MNEQEAVWLARTREEPIDPDQEICDPHHHLWDYPESRYMLEELHGDTGAGHNVTSTVFVECASGYRQDGPEEMRVVGETEFVLEVAERSDAAGASIAGIVSHANMLLGDRAKAVLEAHIEAGGGRFRGIRHSAAYDPSPDIRVSHSKPPPSMLLRSDFRSGFACLGPLDLSFDAWLYHPQIDELTDLAHAFPDTRIILDHVGGPLGIGPYRGRRREVEADWRKSITELARCENVVVKLGGLPMKICGFGWHKQDAPPSSAETAEAHRPYYLHCIDCFGVDRCMFESNFPVDRAGGAYTLLWNSFQRIVADFSEDEKAALFRDTARHIYRLDP encoded by the coding sequence ATGAACGAACAGGAAGCCGTCTGGCTGGCCCGCACCCGGGAAGAACCGATCGACCCGGACCAGGAGATCTGCGACCCCCATCACCACCTCTGGGACTACCCGGAGTCGCGGTACATGCTGGAGGAGCTCCACGGCGACACCGGAGCCGGCCACAACGTGACCTCGACGGTCTTCGTCGAATGCGCATCGGGCTACCGCCAGGACGGTCCCGAAGAGATGCGGGTCGTCGGCGAGACGGAGTTCGTGCTGGAAGTCGCCGAACGGAGCGACGCCGCTGGCGCTTCGATCGCCGGCATCGTCAGCCACGCGAACATGCTCCTGGGAGATCGCGCCAAGGCCGTTCTCGAAGCCCACATCGAGGCCGGCGGCGGCCGCTTCCGCGGCATCCGTCACTCCGCCGCGTACGACCCCAGCCCGGACATCCGGGTGTCCCACTCCAAACCGCCGCCGAGCATGCTGCTGCGCTCGGACTTCCGGAGCGGATTCGCCTGCCTCGGGCCACTCGACCTGAGTTTCGACGCCTGGCTCTACCACCCGCAGATCGATGAACTGACCGACCTGGCCCATGCCTTCCCCGACACCCGAATCATCCTCGACCACGTCGGCGGACCGCTCGGAATCGGGCCGTACCGGGGCCGGCGGCGTGAAGTCGAGGCGGACTGGCGCAAGTCGATCACCGAACTCGCGCGCTGCGAGAACGTCGTGGTCAAGCTCGGCGGCCTGCCGATGAAGATCTGTGGCTTCGGCTGGCACAAGCAGGACGCGCCGCCCTCCTCCGCCGAGACCGCGGAAGCCCATCGCCCCTACTACCTCCATTGCATCGACTGCTTCGGAGTCGACCGTTGCATGTTCGAGTCGAACTTCCCGGTCGACCGTGCCGGCGGCGCCTACACCCTGCTTTGGAACTCCTTCCAGCGCATCGTGGCGGACTTCTCCGAGGACGAGAAAGCGGCGCTCTTCCGCGACACGGCGCGCCACATCTACCGGCTCGACCCCTGA